Proteins from a single region of Puntigrus tetrazona isolate hp1 chromosome 2, ASM1883169v1, whole genome shotgun sequence:
- the amph gene encoding amphiphysin isoform X6: MLINIRFGQGWLRCTVSLNGAPPPPLSSALLVLKRRLSPLTALAAMAEIKTGIFAKNVQKRLSRAQEKVLQKLGKADETKDEQFEQCVQNFKRQEFEGSRLQREMKAYIAAVKGMQQASRNLTESLHEVYEPDWHGKDDVMTIGKNCDALWEDFHQKLVDSTIDTLETYLTQFPDLKMRVAKRSRKLIDYDSARHHLETLQASTMRNEKKIAKAEEDLKKAQKVFDDLNVGLQDELPTLWDSRVGFYVSTFQNVSSLEARFHREISFLCHKLYEVMNKLAEQHSDKMFTIQGAPSDSGPLRLARTPTPPDDESPDSSPAASPNHTLRPTSPGPPRPKSPSQLKMGPPKPPPPKVTPTKELQQEQIIDLFDGGFPEISVTSPQPNEKPGESLLDLDFDPFKPDDGTPIGQTQSPISQTLPWDLWTGNAAQPAQPATDAGFTANWAADFGSSATTGTEESENAQPAVDGQGWPPAEAWPTEAASEPQGEAATDEVSNKAFNGFSKDATVPTFTADFDKMSEAEAPEGDVAEGEGEAAPASVPEGGEGPVTTPPTDTQPEEITASSPPAEMATSTVESPVSAETEAAEQAELPVEDIEKEQPSEEAPKLPAMRPNELCMRYMESASIQETQKESPTEAALDTIEDKESPIEETPEKMPIPSVVIEPASSNEGDDDRDGDITSPIATSGNGVITECQTTKDISSEMPPGYLFKVETMHDFEAANPDELELKKGDIVLVVPTELAEDQDAGWLTGIQESDWLQRGTSAKKGLFPENFTQRLE; encoded by the exons atGCTGATAAACATCCGGTTCGGCCAGGGCTGGCTGCGCTGTACTGTGTCTTTAAACGGCGCTCCTCCCCCTCCGCTCTCCTCCGCTCTCCTGGTGCTGAAGCGTCGCCTTTCTCCTCTCACAGCGCTAGCAGCCATGGCTGAAATAAAGACGGGCATATTTGCCAAAAACGTCCAAAAGAGGCTCAGTCGGGCACAGGAAAAG GTTCTGCAGAAGTTGGGAAAGGCAGATGAGACGAAAGATGAACAGTTTGAGCAGTGTGTGCAGAACTTCAAAAGACAGGAG TTTGAGGGCTCTAGGCTACAGAGGGAGATGAAGGCCTACATAGCAGCTGTGAAAG GGATGCAGCAAGCTTCTAGAAACCTGACAGAGTCCCTACATGAAGTATATGAGCCTGACTGGCACGGCAAAGATGACGTCATGACCATTGGAAAG AACTGTGATGCTCTGTGGGAGGACTTCCATCAGAAGCTGGTAGACTCTACCATCGACACGCTGGAAACATATTTGACTCAGTTCCCAGATCTCAAG ATGCGTGTCGCAAAGAGAAGCAGGAAGTTAATTGACTATGACAGTGCAAGGCACCATCTTGAGACCCTGCAGGCTTCAACCATGAGGAATGAGAAGAAGATAGCAAAA GCAGAGGAAGACTTGAAAAAGGCCCAAAAGGTTTTTGATGATCTCAACGTTGGCCTGCAGGATGAACTGCCCACACTCTGGGATAG TCGGGTGGGGTTCTACGTGAGCACCTTCCAGAACGTCTCCAGCCTGGAAGCACGATTCCACAGGGAGATCTCTTTT CTCTGTCATAAGCTGTATGAAGTGATGAATAAGCTCGCTGAGCAGCACTCAGACAAAATGTTCACGATTCAGGGAGCACCCAG cGACTCAGGGCCTCTGCGATTAGCCAGGACTCCCACCCCACCTGATGATGAGAGCCCTGACAGCAGCCCAGCTGCCAGCCCCAACCACACACTGAGGCCTACATCTCCTGGTCCACCTCGACCCAAATCACCCTCACAG CTCAAGATGGGACCTCCAAAACCACCTCCTCCAAAAGTTACTCCAACCAAGGAGCTCCAACAAGAGCAGATAATAGACCTGTTTGATGGAGGTTTTCCAGAGATCAGTGTTACATCACCACAG CCAAATGAGAAACCCGGAGAATCTCtcctggacttagattttgatcCGTTCAAGCCTGATGATGGTACACCTATTGGGCAGACCCAATCACCCATATCTCAG acACTACCTTGGGATCTTTGGACG GGAAATGCGGCACAGCCTGCACAGCCC GCGACAGATGCTGGCTTCACTGCCAACTGGGCAGCTGACTTTGGCTCTTCTGCCACTACGGGTACAGAGGAATCTGAAAATGCTCAACCTGCAGTGGATGGGCAGGGATGGCCCCCTGCTGAAGCGTGGCCTACAGAGGCAGCATCAGAGCCTCAAGGAGAGGCAGCCACAGATGAG gTGTCCAACAAGGCTTTTAACGGATTTTCTAAG GATGCCACAGTCCCAACATTTACGGCTGACTTTGATAAGATG tcTGAGGCTGAGGCCCCAGAGGGTGATGTAGCTGAAGGAGAAGGTGAAGCAGCCCCAGCCTCAGTGCCTGAGGGTGGGGAGGGTCCTGTCACCACTCCCCCTACAGACACGCAACCAGAGGAAATCACGGCTTCAAGCCCCCCTGCAGAGATGGCCACA AGCACTGTGGAGTCTCCAGTGTCTGCTGAGACTGAGGCAGCTGAGCAGGCTGAG CTTCCAGTTGAGGACATAGAAAAGGAGCAACCCAGTGAAGAAGCCCCG AAACTGCCTGCAATGCGTCCAAATGAATTATGTATGAGATACATG GAATCTGCTTCCATCCAAGAAACACAGAAGGAGTCACCTACAGAGGCGGCTCTG GACACTATTGAGGATAAAGAGTCTCCCATTGAAGAGACTCCG GAAAAGATGCCTATCCCTTCTGTTGTTATTGAGCCTGCCTCTAGTAATGAGGGTGATGATGACCGTGATGGTGATATCACATCTCCAATAGCAACCAGTGGCAATGGGGTGATCACTGAATGCCAGACAACCAAAGACATCTCCTCTGAAATGCCTCCTGGATACCTTTTCAAG GTTGAAACAATGCATGACTTTGAAGCAGCAAACCCAGACGAACTGGAGCTGAAAAAAGGAGACATTGTTTTGGTAGTACCCACAGAGCTAGCCGAAGATCAG GATGCCGGATGGCTCACTGGCATCCAAGAGAGCGACTGGCTGCAGCGTGGCACCTCGGCTAAGAAAGGACTGTTTCCTGAAAACTTCACGCAGCGTCTGGAGTAA